The Canis lupus dingo isolate Sandy chromosome 8, ASM325472v2, whole genome shotgun sequence genome has a segment encoding these proteins:
- the ACYP1 gene encoding acylphosphatase-1, with protein MNMAEGDTLISVDYEIFGKVQGVFFRKYTQAEGKKLGLVGWVQNTDQGTVQGQLQGPVSKVRLMQEWLETKGSPKSHIDRANFRNEKVILKLDYSDFQIVK; from the exons ATGAACATGGCAGAAGGGGACACCCTGATATCAGTGGATTATGAAATTTTTGGGAAGGTCCAAGGGGTGTTTTTCCGCAAGTACACTCAG gcTGAGGGTAAAAAGCTGGGATTGGTTGGCTGGGTCCAGAACACTGACCAGGGCACAGTGCAAGGACAATTGCAAGGTCCCGTCTCCAAAGTGCGTCTTATGCAGGAATGGCTTGAGACAAAAGGAAGTCCCAAATCACACATCGACAGAGCAAACTTCAGGAATGAGAAAGTCATCTTAAAGTTGGATTACTCAGATTTCCAAATTGTGAAATAA
- the MLH3 gene encoding DNA mismatch repair protein Mlh3 isoform X4 → MSLASRRARARRPRRLVARSWQLFPVKEGNQCLAFLPAFYLAMIECLSVEVQARLRSGLAICSLGQCVEELVLNSIDAEAKCVAVRVNMETFQVQVIDNGFGMGSDDIDKVGNRYFTSKCNSIQDLENPRFYGFRGEALASIADMASAVEISSKKNRTMKTFVKLFQNGKALKACEANLTRPSAGTTVTVYNLFYQLPVRRKCMDPRLEFEKVRQRIEALSLMHPSISFSLRNDVSGSMVLQVPKTKDVCSRFCQIYGLGKSQKLREIKFKYKEFELSGYISSEAHYNKNMQFLFVNKRLVLRTKLHKFIDFLLRRESIICKPKNGSSSRQVNSSPRHRANPELHGIYVINMQCQFCEYDVCMEPAKTLIEFQDWDTVLVCIQEAVKMFLKKEKLFMELSGEDIKEFSEDNDFSLFSATLQKHVPSDEKGDQVNFQEACNSISDSYEMFNIQSKAVKRKATIENRRNTENSRDLEGIRKKTNDSFLYNYESVDPSHSKVMESSLQTKDSSCSESGILEQQTAEVSESGENEKHKKLCLELNSSENLSRIHSEMFASPFQTSYCFEKSGDDLEIQNTNTIVNGMAASILKNNGIRNQLERFKVATEMGCQSLPFATTLLRLHGAQREEEKKKQPSNCGRTNVFSYGQVKLCSTGFITHVVQNEQTKSTEREYLLKNCIQPGPMSARETFLNRACHSLQTPEIKDRTSTLNKKFAQLSNKKLCRTNIRYGVENKPIATYKNVSISQESSKNSQIDCLLPDTSSSPWCTHISNGSKKIDKLICSSKPITHKKLSLGSQLGSLEKFKRQYGKVKNPLNIEVVENNNFEISTSLSPQVEPGIPWKDQNHLDNSDIYKVATMKYDSNNSCQPVSHMLYPKKFPFSNEEDCLEQQMPCLRESPITLEELSHFSRKPLDVKQSPKSLASKLSRMKGCEGETQAVEMMSHFDELPQSDSSRKDHDLCSGLTLDSCELTKNKYEKTESDIIPVLDSVTQDNSFNKDSETSSNKSTTENSVIPETPLVLPCDRSKDVSKDSDVLIASEPQIGSPDSPNRMSVSHVEVSTADQNGTCFQSEESIARTCSVDEESSTCSLDWQQHFDVALGRMVYINKITGLSTFTAPTEDVRATCTKDLTTIAVDVLHENGTQYRCHPFRSDLILPFLPRAREERTMMRQNRDTVDDTVGKESLQSLFSEWENPVFARYPEVAVDVSSGQAKSLVVKIHNVLYPYRFTKEMIHSMQVLQQVDNKFIACLMSTKTEENGEAGGNLLVLVDQHAAHERVRLEQLITDSYEKQQPQGSGRKKLLSSTVSPPLKIRVTEEQRRLLRNLFENKWSYSRPQEASKGLCH, encoded by the exons ATGAGCCTCGCGAGCCGACGTGCGCGCGCCCGGCGTCCGAGGCGGTTGGTGGCCAGGAGTTG GCAATTATTTCCAGTGAAAGAAGGAAACCAGTGCCTGGCGTTCTTACCAGCTTTCTACCTTGCCATGATCGAGTGCTTGTCAGTTGAAGTACAGGCCAGATTGCGCTCCGGTTTGGCAATATGCTCCTTAGGCCAGTGTGTTGAGGAGCTTGTCCTCAACAGTATTGATGCTGAAGCAAAATGTGTGGCCGTCAGGGTGAACATGGAAACCTTCCAAGTTCAAGTGATAGACAATGGATTCGGGATGGGGAGTGATGATATAGACAAGGTGGGAAATCGTTATTTCACTAGTAAATGCAACTCTATACAGGACTTGGAGAATCCCAGGTTTTATGGTTTCCGAGGGGAGGCCTTGGCAAGTATAGCTGACATGGCCAGCGCTGTGGAAATTTCATCCAAGAAAAACAGGACAATGAAAACTTTTGTGAAACTGTTTCAGAATGGAAAAGCCCTGAAAGCTTGTGAAGCTAACTTGACTAGACCAAGTGCTGGGACAACAGTAACAGTATATAACCTATTTTATCAGTTACCTGTAAGAAGGAAATGCATGGACCCTAGACTGGAGTTTGAGAAGGTTAGGCAGAGGATAGAAGCTCTCTCACTCATGCacccttccatttctttctctttgagaaaTGATGTTTCTGGTTCCATGGTTCTTCAGGTCCCTAAAACCAAAGACGTATGTTCCCGATTTTGTCAAATTTATGGACTGGGTAAATCccaaaaattaagagaaataaaatttaaatataaggaaTTTGAGCTTAGTGGCTATATCAGCTCTGAGGCACATTACAACAAGAACATGCAGTTTTTGTTTGTGAACAAAAGACTAGTTTTAAGGACAAAGCTGCataaattcattgattttttattgaGGAGAGAAAGTATTATATGCAAACCAAAGAATGGCTCATCCAGTAGACAAGTGAATTCAAGTCCTCGGCATCGGGCTAATCCAGAACTCCATGGGATATATGTAATCAATATGCAGTGCCAATTCTGTGAATATGATGTGTGCATGGAGCCAGCAAAAACGCTGATTGAATTTCAAGACTGGGATACTGTTTTGGTTTGCATTCAGGAAGcagtgaaaatgtttttaaagaaagaaaaattatttatggaATTATCAGGTGAGGACATTAAAGAATTTAGTGAAGATaatgattttagtttatttagtGCTACTCTTCAGAAGCATGTGCCCTCTGATGAGAAAGGTGACCAGGTCAATTTCCAAGAAGCATGTAATAGTATTTCGGATTCCTATGAAATGTTTAATATTCAATCAAAAGCTGTGAAAAGAAAAGCTActatagaaaacagaagaaacaccGAGAATTCTAGAGATTTGGAAGgtatcagaaaaaagacaaatgattcaTTTTTGTATAATTATGAATCAGTTGACCCAAGCCATAGTAAAGTGATGGAGTCATCTTTACAAACCAAAGATAGCTCTTGCTCAGAATCAGGGATCTTGGAACAACAGACAGCTGAAGTATCAGaatcaggagaaaatgaaaaacataaaaaactttGCTTAGAACTTAACTCTTCAGAAAATCTCAGTAGAATCCATTCAGAAATGTTTGCAAGCCCTTTTCAGACATCATACTGCTTTGAGAAGAGTGGAGATGAtctagaaatacaaaatacaaatactatTGTTAATGGCATGGCTGCCAGTATCCTGAAAAATAATGGAATTCGGAATCAACTAGAGAGATTTAAAGTTGCTACCGAAATGGGatgccaatctctgccttttgcaacaacactattgagactacatggtgctcagagagaggaagagaaaaaaaaacagcctagTAATTGTGGAAGAACAAACGTTTTTAGTTATGGACAAGTTAAATTATGTTCCACTGGCTTTATAACTCATGTGGTACAAAATGAGCAAACTAAATCAACTGAAAgagaatatttacttaaaaattgtattcaaCCTGGTCCCATGAGTGCCAGAGAAACGTTTCTAAATAGAGCGTGCCATTCACTTCAGACTCCAGAAATCAAAGATAGAACCAGcactttaaataagaaatttgctCAACTGTCTAACAAAAAATTATGCAGAACAAATATAAGGTATGGGGTAGAGAACAAACCTATAGcaacttataaaaatgtttctatttctcaGGAAAGTAGTAAAAACTCACAAATAGATTGCTTATTACCTGACACATCCTCTTCCCCTTGGTGTACACATATTTCAAATGGTagtaagaaaatagataaattgatttGTTCCTCTAAACCCATAACCCATAAAAAGCTAAGCTTAGGTTCACAACTAGGATCTTTAGAGAAGTTTAAGAGGCAATATGGGAAGGTTAAAAATCCTCTGAATATAGAAGtggtagaaaataataattttgaaatctcTACCAGTCTCAGTCCTCAAGTTGAACCTGGCATTCCATGGAAAGACCAGAATCACTTAGACAACTCAGACATTTATAAAGTCGCTACGATGAAATATGACTCAAATAATAGTTGTCAACCAGTAAGTCACATGCTTTACCCAAAGAAGTTTCCATTCTCCAATGAAGAAGATTGTTTGGAACAACAGATGCCTTGCTTAAGAGAAAGTCCTATAACTCTAGAGGAATTATCTCATTTTAGCAGAAAACCTTTGGATGTCAAGCAGTCTCCTAAATCTTTAGCCTCTAAATTATCCAGAATGAAAGGTTGCGAAGGAGAGACTCAAGCAGTGGAAATGATGAGTCATTTTGATGAACTTCCACAATCAGATTCCAGTAGGAAAGACCATGACTTGTGCAGTGGGTTAACCCTAGATTCTTGTGAGTTAACTAAAAACAAGTATGAAAAAACAGAGAGTGACATCATTCCAGTGTTGGACTCTGTCACACAGGATAATTCCTTCAATAAAGATAGTGAAACATCCTCTAACAAGAGTACAACAGAGAATTCTGTGATACCAGAAACTCCTTTGGTGTTACCCTGTGATCGTTCTAAAGATGTCAGTAAAGATTCAGATGTTCTTATAGCTTCAGAACCACAAATAGGAAGTCCTGATTCTCCCAATAGAATGTCAGTGAGTCATGTAGAAGTTTCCACTGCTGACCAGAATGGAACTTGTTTTCAGAGTGAAGAATCTATAGCAAGAACTTGTTCTGTAGATGAAGAGTCAAGCACATGTTCTTTGGATTGGCAGCAGCATTTTGATGTAGCCCTAGGGAGAATGGTTTACATCAACAAAATAACTGGACTTAGCACATTCACTGCTCCTACTGAGGATGTTCGGGCTACTTGTACTAAAGACCTGACAACTATAGCTGTGGATGTCCTACATGAGAATG gaACTCAGTATAGGTGTCATCCTTTTAGAAGCGAcctcattcttcctttccttccaagaGCTCGGGAAGAGAGGACTATGATGAGACAGAACAGAG ATACTGTGGATGACACTGTTGGTAAAGAATCACTTCAGTCTTTGTTCTCAGAATGGGAAAATCCAGTATTTGCCCGTTATCCAGAG GTTGCTGTTGATGTAAGCAGTGGCCAGGCCAAAAGTCTAGTGgttaaaattcacaatgtcttaTATCCTTATCGTTTCACCAAAGAAATGATTCATTCGATGCAG GTTCTCCAGCAAGTGGATAACAAGTTTATTGCCTGTTTAATGAGCACCAAAACTGAAGAGAATGGTGAGGCAG
- the MLH3 gene encoding DNA mismatch repair protein Mlh3 isoform X5 translates to MSLASRRARARRPRRLVARSWQLFPVKEGNQCLAFLPAFYLAMIECLSVEVQARLRSGLAICSLGQCVEELVLNSIDAEAKCVAVRVNMETFQVQVIDNGFGMGSDDIDKVGNRYFTSKCNSIQDLENPRFYGFRGEALASIADMASAVEISSKKNRTMKTFVKLFQNGKALKACEANLTRPSAGTTVTVYNLFYQLPVRRKCMDPRLEFEKVRQRIEALSLMHPSISFSLRNDVSGSMVLQVPKTKDVCSRFCQIYGLGKSQKLREIKFKYKEFELSGYISSEAHYNKNMQFLFVNKRLVLRTKLHKFIDFLLRRESIICKPKNGSSSRQVNSSPRHRANPELHGIYVINMQCQFCEYDVCMEPAKTLIEFQDWDTVLVCIQEAVKMFLKKEKLFMELSGEDIKEFSEDNDFSLFSATLQKHVPSDEKGDQVNFQEACNSISDSYEMFNIQSKAVKRKATIENRRNTENSRDLEGIRKKTNDSFLYNYESVDPSHSKVMESSLQTKDSSCSESGILEQQTAEVSESGENEKHKKLCLELNSSENLSRIHSEMFASPFQTSYCFEKSGDDLEIQNTNTIVNGMAASILKNNGIRNQLERFKVATEMGCQSLPFATTLLRLHGAQREEEKKKQPSNCGRTNVFSYGQVKLCSTGFITHVVQNEQTKSTEREYLLKNCIQPGPMSARETFLNRACHSLQTPEIKDRTSTLNKKFAQLSNKKLCRTNIRYGVENKPIATYKNVSISQESSKNSQIDCLLPDTSSSPWCTHISNGSKKIDKLICSSKPITHKKLSLGSQLGSLEKFKRQYGKVKNPLNIEVVENNNFEISTSLSPQVEPGIPWKDQNHLDNSDIYKVATMKYDSNNSCQPVSHMLYPKKFPFSNEEDCLEQQMPCLRESPITLEELSHFSRKPLDVKQSPKSLASKLSRMKGCEGETQAVEMMSHFDELPQSDSSRKDHDLCSGLTLDSCELTKNKYEKTESDIIPVLDSVTQDNSFNKDSETSSNKSTTENSVIPETPLVLPCDRSKDVSKDSDVLIASEPQIGSPDSPNRMSVSHVEVSTADQNGTCFQSEESIARTCSVDEESSTCSLDWQQHFDVALGRMVYINKITGLSTFTAPTEDVRATCTKDLTTIAVDVLHENGTQYRCHPFRSDLILPFLPRAREERTMMRQNRDTVDDTVGKESLQSLFSEWENPVFARYPEVAVDVSSGQAKSLVVKIHNVLYPYRFTKEMIHSMQVLQQVDNKFIACLMSTKTEENGEAGGNLLVLVDQHAAHERVRLEQLITVSPPRDSQYH, encoded by the exons ATGAGCCTCGCGAGCCGACGTGCGCGCGCCCGGCGTCCGAGGCGGTTGGTGGCCAGGAGTTG GCAATTATTTCCAGTGAAAGAAGGAAACCAGTGCCTGGCGTTCTTACCAGCTTTCTACCTTGCCATGATCGAGTGCTTGTCAGTTGAAGTACAGGCCAGATTGCGCTCCGGTTTGGCAATATGCTCCTTAGGCCAGTGTGTTGAGGAGCTTGTCCTCAACAGTATTGATGCTGAAGCAAAATGTGTGGCCGTCAGGGTGAACATGGAAACCTTCCAAGTTCAAGTGATAGACAATGGATTCGGGATGGGGAGTGATGATATAGACAAGGTGGGAAATCGTTATTTCACTAGTAAATGCAACTCTATACAGGACTTGGAGAATCCCAGGTTTTATGGTTTCCGAGGGGAGGCCTTGGCAAGTATAGCTGACATGGCCAGCGCTGTGGAAATTTCATCCAAGAAAAACAGGACAATGAAAACTTTTGTGAAACTGTTTCAGAATGGAAAAGCCCTGAAAGCTTGTGAAGCTAACTTGACTAGACCAAGTGCTGGGACAACAGTAACAGTATATAACCTATTTTATCAGTTACCTGTAAGAAGGAAATGCATGGACCCTAGACTGGAGTTTGAGAAGGTTAGGCAGAGGATAGAAGCTCTCTCACTCATGCacccttccatttctttctctttgagaaaTGATGTTTCTGGTTCCATGGTTCTTCAGGTCCCTAAAACCAAAGACGTATGTTCCCGATTTTGTCAAATTTATGGACTGGGTAAATCccaaaaattaagagaaataaaatttaaatataaggaaTTTGAGCTTAGTGGCTATATCAGCTCTGAGGCACATTACAACAAGAACATGCAGTTTTTGTTTGTGAACAAAAGACTAGTTTTAAGGACAAAGCTGCataaattcattgattttttattgaGGAGAGAAAGTATTATATGCAAACCAAAGAATGGCTCATCCAGTAGACAAGTGAATTCAAGTCCTCGGCATCGGGCTAATCCAGAACTCCATGGGATATATGTAATCAATATGCAGTGCCAATTCTGTGAATATGATGTGTGCATGGAGCCAGCAAAAACGCTGATTGAATTTCAAGACTGGGATACTGTTTTGGTTTGCATTCAGGAAGcagtgaaaatgtttttaaagaaagaaaaattatttatggaATTATCAGGTGAGGACATTAAAGAATTTAGTGAAGATaatgattttagtttatttagtGCTACTCTTCAGAAGCATGTGCCCTCTGATGAGAAAGGTGACCAGGTCAATTTCCAAGAAGCATGTAATAGTATTTCGGATTCCTATGAAATGTTTAATATTCAATCAAAAGCTGTGAAAAGAAAAGCTActatagaaaacagaagaaacaccGAGAATTCTAGAGATTTGGAAGgtatcagaaaaaagacaaatgattcaTTTTTGTATAATTATGAATCAGTTGACCCAAGCCATAGTAAAGTGATGGAGTCATCTTTACAAACCAAAGATAGCTCTTGCTCAGAATCAGGGATCTTGGAACAACAGACAGCTGAAGTATCAGaatcaggagaaaatgaaaaacataaaaaactttGCTTAGAACTTAACTCTTCAGAAAATCTCAGTAGAATCCATTCAGAAATGTTTGCAAGCCCTTTTCAGACATCATACTGCTTTGAGAAGAGTGGAGATGAtctagaaatacaaaatacaaatactatTGTTAATGGCATGGCTGCCAGTATCCTGAAAAATAATGGAATTCGGAATCAACTAGAGAGATTTAAAGTTGCTACCGAAATGGGatgccaatctctgccttttgcaacaacactattgagactacatggtgctcagagagaggaagagaaaaaaaaacagcctagTAATTGTGGAAGAACAAACGTTTTTAGTTATGGACAAGTTAAATTATGTTCCACTGGCTTTATAACTCATGTGGTACAAAATGAGCAAACTAAATCAACTGAAAgagaatatttacttaaaaattgtattcaaCCTGGTCCCATGAGTGCCAGAGAAACGTTTCTAAATAGAGCGTGCCATTCACTTCAGACTCCAGAAATCAAAGATAGAACCAGcactttaaataagaaatttgctCAACTGTCTAACAAAAAATTATGCAGAACAAATATAAGGTATGGGGTAGAGAACAAACCTATAGcaacttataaaaatgtttctatttctcaGGAAAGTAGTAAAAACTCACAAATAGATTGCTTATTACCTGACACATCCTCTTCCCCTTGGTGTACACATATTTCAAATGGTagtaagaaaatagataaattgatttGTTCCTCTAAACCCATAACCCATAAAAAGCTAAGCTTAGGTTCACAACTAGGATCTTTAGAGAAGTTTAAGAGGCAATATGGGAAGGTTAAAAATCCTCTGAATATAGAAGtggtagaaaataataattttgaaatctcTACCAGTCTCAGTCCTCAAGTTGAACCTGGCATTCCATGGAAAGACCAGAATCACTTAGACAACTCAGACATTTATAAAGTCGCTACGATGAAATATGACTCAAATAATAGTTGTCAACCAGTAAGTCACATGCTTTACCCAAAGAAGTTTCCATTCTCCAATGAAGAAGATTGTTTGGAACAACAGATGCCTTGCTTAAGAGAAAGTCCTATAACTCTAGAGGAATTATCTCATTTTAGCAGAAAACCTTTGGATGTCAAGCAGTCTCCTAAATCTTTAGCCTCTAAATTATCCAGAATGAAAGGTTGCGAAGGAGAGACTCAAGCAGTGGAAATGATGAGTCATTTTGATGAACTTCCACAATCAGATTCCAGTAGGAAAGACCATGACTTGTGCAGTGGGTTAACCCTAGATTCTTGTGAGTTAACTAAAAACAAGTATGAAAAAACAGAGAGTGACATCATTCCAGTGTTGGACTCTGTCACACAGGATAATTCCTTCAATAAAGATAGTGAAACATCCTCTAACAAGAGTACAACAGAGAATTCTGTGATACCAGAAACTCCTTTGGTGTTACCCTGTGATCGTTCTAAAGATGTCAGTAAAGATTCAGATGTTCTTATAGCTTCAGAACCACAAATAGGAAGTCCTGATTCTCCCAATAGAATGTCAGTGAGTCATGTAGAAGTTTCCACTGCTGACCAGAATGGAACTTGTTTTCAGAGTGAAGAATCTATAGCAAGAACTTGTTCTGTAGATGAAGAGTCAAGCACATGTTCTTTGGATTGGCAGCAGCATTTTGATGTAGCCCTAGGGAGAATGGTTTACATCAACAAAATAACTGGACTTAGCACATTCACTGCTCCTACTGAGGATGTTCGGGCTACTTGTACTAAAGACCTGACAACTATAGCTGTGGATGTCCTACATGAGAATG gaACTCAGTATAGGTGTCATCCTTTTAGAAGCGAcctcattcttcctttccttccaagaGCTCGGGAAGAGAGGACTATGATGAGACAGAACAGAG ATACTGTGGATGACACTGTTGGTAAAGAATCACTTCAGTCTTTGTTCTCAGAATGGGAAAATCCAGTATTTGCCCGTTATCCAGAG GTTGCTGTTGATGTAAGCAGTGGCCAGGCCAAAAGTCTAGTGgttaaaattcacaatgtcttaTATCCTTATCGTTTCACCAAAGAAATGATTCATTCGATGCAG GTTCTCCAGCAAGTGGATAACAAGTTTATTGCCTGTTTAATGAGCACCAAAACTGAAGAGAATGGTGAGGCAG